The following proteins are co-located in the Stigmatella aurantiaca genome:
- a CDS encoding pyridoxine 5'-phosphate synthase, with amino-acid sequence MTQRLGVNVDHVATLRQARRTPYPDPVTAAALAELAGARQITIHLREDRRHIQDRDLRILRETCQTLLNLEMAATAEMVKIAYEYKPDVVTLVPERREELTTEGGLDVTGQREAVAKIIKNLKDGEIIVSLFIDPDLDQVRAAHKVDANRIELHTGRYCEARNERERARELGRIVDAAKSAAKLGMSVAAGHGLNYDNVQPIARIQEIDELNIGHAIVARAVLVGFERAVREMLELMRDPG; translated from the coding sequence ATGACTCAGCGATTGGGTGTGAACGTGGACCACGTGGCGACGCTGCGGCAGGCGCGGCGCACCCCGTATCCGGATCCCGTGACGGCCGCGGCGCTGGCGGAGCTGGCCGGTGCGCGGCAGATCACCATTCACCTCCGCGAGGACCGGCGCCACATCCAGGACCGCGACCTGCGCATCCTCCGGGAGACGTGCCAGACGCTGCTCAACCTGGAGATGGCGGCCACCGCGGAGATGGTGAAGATCGCCTACGAGTACAAGCCGGACGTGGTGACGCTGGTGCCCGAGCGGCGCGAGGAGCTCACCACCGAGGGCGGGCTCGACGTGACGGGCCAGCGCGAGGCGGTGGCGAAGATCATCAAGAACCTCAAGGACGGGGAGATCATCGTCTCGCTGTTCATCGATCCGGATTTGGACCAGGTGCGCGCGGCGCACAAGGTGGATGCCAACCGCATCGAGCTGCACACGGGGCGCTACTGCGAGGCGCGCAACGAGCGCGAGCGGGCGCGGGAGCTCGGCCGCATCGTGGACGCGGCCAAGAGCGCGGCGAAGCTGGGCATGAGCGTGGCGGCGGGCCACGGGCTCAACTACGACAACGTGCAGCCCATCGCGCGCATCCAGGAGATCGACGAGCTGAACATCGGCCATGCCATCGTGGCGCGCGCGGTGCTGGTGGGCTTCGAGCGCGCGGTGCGTGAGATGCTGGAGCTGATGCGCGACCCGGGGTAG
- the acpS gene encoding holo-ACP synthase, which translates to MAIVGLGMDICSVERIQRILQGPRGERFLERVYTAAERALCSGRADAASAYAARFAAKEALVKALGAPPGLSWQDMEVVRGVGMPRFVLSGVAHEVMERRRLDALLTMTHDAGVAAATVILQERV; encoded by the coding sequence ATGGCGATTGTCGGGCTGGGCATGGACATCTGCTCGGTGGAGCGCATCCAGCGCATCCTCCAAGGGCCGCGCGGCGAGCGCTTCCTGGAGCGCGTGTACACGGCCGCCGAGCGGGCCCTGTGCAGCGGCCGGGCGGACGCGGCCAGCGCCTATGCGGCGCGCTTCGCCGCGAAGGAAGCCCTGGTGAAGGCGCTGGGCGCGCCCCCGGGGCTGAGCTGGCAGGACATGGAGGTGGTGCGGGGCGTGGGCATGCCGCGCTTCGTCCTCTCCGGCGTGGCCCACGAGGTGATGGAGCGGCGGCGGCTGGATGCGCTGCTGACGATGACCCATGACGCGGGGGTGGCCGCGGCCACCGTCATCCTGCAGGAGCGAGTCTGA
- a CDS encoding bifunctional ADP-dependent NAD(P)H-hydrate dehydratase/NAD(P)H-hydrate epimerase yields the protein MQWVLTAAQMREAEQAAESQHGMPSALLMENAGRALAEVARSVAGPQARFNVVCGPGNNGGDGLVAARFLLEGGARLSVAVVGERGKLTAEAQRNLKALESAAFTAQSLEALPELGPGDVVVDALFGTGLSRAPAGPFAEAIQRIERWRGAGARVVAADVPSGLQSDTGEPFSPCVEADVTVAFGLFKRGQLLEPGASLCGEVRRVDIGLSLAAARSLTGPGVPRLVEEADARGALPARRADSHKGTYGHVLGVAGSRGKSGAAALLARAALRSGAGLVSVATRAEVLEGVMAHAPEIMGIPLEASGPLGLADLEPLLAAAEGKDALVIGPGIPRGPETGQLIGELLARVDADVVLDADALNAVASDLSVLRRAKRQVVLTPHPGEMARLTGLSTKDVQARRMEVARDFAMEHGVTLVLKGTRTLTVSADGDLFINPTGNPGMATGGTGDVLSGICGAFLAQGFPVPDAIWAAVYTHGLAGDLAARRSGKVGLIAGDLLQGLCDVWTRWER from the coding sequence ATGCAGTGGGTCCTGACCGCCGCACAGATGCGCGAGGCCGAGCAGGCCGCCGAGTCCCAGCACGGAATGCCCTCGGCGCTGCTCATGGAGAACGCGGGCCGGGCCCTGGCCGAGGTGGCCCGGAGCGTGGCGGGCCCCCAGGCGCGCTTCAACGTCGTCTGCGGCCCGGGCAACAACGGTGGGGACGGGCTGGTGGCCGCGCGCTTCCTGCTGGAGGGCGGGGCGCGCCTGTCCGTGGCCGTGGTGGGCGAGCGCGGCAAGCTGACCGCCGAGGCCCAGCGCAACCTGAAGGCGCTGGAGTCCGCCGCCTTCACGGCGCAGTCCCTGGAGGCCCTGCCGGAGCTGGGGCCAGGGGACGTGGTGGTGGATGCCCTCTTTGGCACCGGGCTCAGCCGGGCGCCCGCGGGGCCGTTCGCGGAGGCCATCCAGCGCATCGAGCGGTGGCGTGGGGCCGGGGCCCGGGTGGTGGCCGCCGACGTGCCCTCCGGCTTGCAGAGCGACACGGGCGAGCCCTTCAGCCCGTGCGTGGAGGCGGACGTCACCGTCGCCTTCGGGCTGTTCAAGCGGGGGCAGCTCCTGGAGCCGGGCGCCTCGCTGTGCGGCGAGGTGCGGCGCGTGGACATCGGGCTGTCCCTGGCGGCGGCCCGGAGCCTCACGGGGCCCGGGGTGCCGCGCCTCGTGGAGGAGGCCGATGCCCGGGGGGCCCTGCCGGCCCGGCGCGCGGACAGCCACAAGGGGACGTATGGGCACGTGCTGGGCGTAGCCGGCAGCCGGGGCAAGTCGGGCGCGGCGGCGCTCCTGGCCCGGGCGGCGCTGCGCTCCGGGGCGGGGCTCGTCTCCGTGGCCACCCGCGCGGAGGTGCTGGAGGGCGTGATGGCCCACGCGCCCGAAATCATGGGCATTCCCCTGGAGGCCTCGGGGCCCTTGGGCCTCGCGGACCTGGAGCCGTTGCTCGCGGCCGCCGAGGGCAAGGATGCGCTCGTCATCGGTCCGGGCATTCCCCGGGGGCCGGAGACGGGCCAGCTCATCGGAGAATTGCTCGCGCGCGTGGACGCGGACGTGGTGCTGGACGCGGATGCGCTCAACGCCGTGGCCTCGGACCTGAGCGTTCTGCGCCGCGCGAAGCGCCAGGTGGTGCTCACGCCCCATCCGGGCGAGATGGCCCGCCTCACGGGGTTGTCCACGAAGGACGTCCAGGCCCGCCGTATGGAGGTGGCCCGGGACTTCGCGATGGAGCACGGGGTGACGCTCGTGCTCAAGGGCACCCGGACGCTCACCGTGAGCGCCGATGGGGACCTCTTCATCAACCCCACGGGCAACCCGGGCATGGCCACGGGCGGCACGGGGGATGTGCTCTCCGGCATCTGTGGCGCGTTCCTCGCGCAGGGCTTCCCGGTCCCGGACGCCATCTGGGCCGCCGTCTACACCCACGGCCTCGCGGGAGATCTCGCCGCGCGGCGCAGCGGCAAGGTGGGGCTCATCGCGGGGGACCTCCTCCAGGGGCTGTGCGACGTCTGGACGCGGTGGGAGCGGTGA
- the tsaE gene encoding tRNA (adenosine(37)-N6)-threonylcarbamoyltransferase complex ATPase subunit type 1 TsaE, whose translation MSPPTLTRTVRSESPEETHRLGVRLGTLLQPGDFIGLVGDLGAGKTHLVRGVAEGAEVPRSEVASPTFAIVYPYSGRIPLYHADLYRIADEDELYATGFFDLVGGPGAVLVEWLDQVPGAAPREFLRLTLRPSGEDARELQAEAFGARPAALLTAWLP comes from the coding sequence GTGAGCCCTCCCACCCTGACGCGCACCGTGCGCTCCGAGTCTCCCGAGGAAACGCACCGGCTGGGCGTGCGCCTGGGCACGCTGCTTCAGCCCGGGGACTTCATCGGCCTCGTGGGAGACCTGGGGGCTGGCAAGACGCACCTGGTGCGGGGGGTGGCGGAGGGGGCCGAGGTGCCTCGCTCGGAGGTCGCCAGCCCCACGTTCGCCATCGTCTATCCCTACAGCGGGCGCATTCCGCTGTACCACGCGGACCTCTACCGCATCGCGGACGAGGACGAGCTCTACGCCACGGGGTTCTTCGATCTCGTGGGAGGCCCGGGTGCGGTGCTGGTGGAGTGGTTGGATCAGGTGCCGGGGGCGGCGCCGCGCGAGTTCCTGCGCCTCACCTTGCGCCCCTCCGGGGAGGACGCCCGGGAGCTTCAGGCCGAGGCCTTCGGGGCCCGGCCCGCGGCGCTGCTGACCGCCTGGCTGCCGTGA
- a CDS encoding class II glutamine amidotransferase yields the protein MCRLFGFRSAVPAAVHPSLVTQKNSLVIQSREHKDGWGIAAYGADPTPRVAHGVGAAHSDPDFHRVSSLVSSHTVVAHVRLASVGAVEMRNSHPFLHGRWSFVHNGTLRDFPQHQKALEALIHPEFRVNIQGTTDSERCLYLFLTRLSARTALDAPARVDDVARALAETMQLVAELTDKPGQPRSAMNFLATDGEVMVATRRHRTLFISDGRRGACGKTLLPTGTRLDQLVIASEALCGDQTGWEEIPEEGIVGVDGQLVLHRWSVQDFALSR from the coding sequence ATGTGCCGCCTGTTTGGATTCCGCTCCGCAGTTCCCGCCGCCGTTCATCCCTCGCTGGTGACGCAAAAGAACTCGCTCGTCATCCAGTCACGTGAACACAAGGATGGTTGGGGAATCGCCGCCTACGGGGCGGATCCCACGCCTCGCGTGGCGCACGGTGTGGGCGCGGCCCACAGCGATCCGGACTTCCACCGGGTGAGCAGCCTGGTGTCCTCGCACACCGTGGTGGCGCATGTCCGCCTGGCCTCCGTGGGGGCGGTCGAGATGCGCAACTCGCACCCGTTCCTGCACGGCCGCTGGTCGTTCGTGCACAACGGCACGCTGAGAGACTTCCCCCAGCACCAGAAGGCCCTGGAGGCGCTCATCCACCCGGAGTTCCGCGTGAACATCCAGGGCACGACGGACTCGGAGCGCTGCCTCTACCTCTTCCTCACCCGGCTGTCCGCGCGGACCGCGCTGGATGCGCCGGCGCGGGTGGACGACGTGGCGCGCGCGCTCGCCGAGACGATGCAGTTGGTGGCGGAGCTCACCGACAAGCCGGGCCAGCCCCGCTCGGCGATGAACTTCCTCGCCACGGATGGGGAGGTGATGGTGGCCACGCGCCGGCACCGCACGCTCTTCATCAGCGATGGGCGCCGCGGGGCTTGTGGGAAGACCCTCTTGCCGACGGGCACGCGGCTCGATCAGCTCGTCATCGCCAGCGAAGCGCTGTGCGGCGATCAGACTGGCTGGGAGGAGATCCCCGAGGAGGGGATCGTCGGCGTGGATGGCCAGCTCGTCCTGCACCGCTGGTCCGTGCAGGACTTCGCCCTGTCGCGCTGA
- the hutI gene encoding imidazolonepropionase, protein MEPLDLLIRNTSEVLTVEGSHREPAERALTPKPQACVGVRGGRVAWVGPEAQLPPGAVTAGTQVLDAGGMFVGPGFVDPHTHLVFAGERASEFDLRCQGATYLQIAQAGGGIVSTVRATRAASEEELIRLALPRLQRLLEYGVTTAEVKSGYGLDLESELKMLRVVRQLAPLTPVELVPTLLCAHAVPEEYKGRREAYVELCVQEILPAVAQEGLARFCDIFVEQSAFTPDEARRLLGAAKALGLRPRLHGDQLTSGGGAELAAELGAATVDHLEHVSEAGIRALAEADVTAVLVPTSTLFLRMRPYAPGRKLRDAGVNVALGTNVNPGSAMSENLPLALGLACLENGLTAAEAYWAATRGAALALDLPSQGRLAVGDKADLVIYSCSNHQHLPYHLGVNHARSVLKSGRVVVSRMDAANCC, encoded by the coding sequence ATGGAACCGCTGGACCTGTTGATTCGCAACACCTCCGAAGTGCTCACCGTCGAGGGCTCCCACCGTGAGCCCGCCGAGCGTGCCCTCACCCCGAAGCCCCAGGCCTGCGTGGGGGTGCGCGGCGGCCGGGTGGCCTGGGTGGGCCCCGAGGCGCAGCTGCCGCCCGGCGCCGTGACGGCGGGCACCCAGGTGCTGGATGCCGGGGGCATGTTCGTGGGTCCAGGCTTCGTGGATCCCCACACGCACCTGGTGTTCGCGGGCGAGCGCGCCTCCGAGTTCGATCTGCGCTGCCAGGGCGCCACCTACCTGCAGATCGCCCAGGCCGGCGGCGGCATCGTCAGCACCGTGCGCGCCACGCGGGCCGCGAGCGAGGAGGAGCTCATCCGGCTCGCCCTGCCCCGCCTCCAGCGGCTGCTGGAGTACGGCGTCACCACGGCCGAGGTGAAGAGCGGCTACGGGCTGGACCTGGAGAGCGAGCTGAAGATGCTGCGCGTGGTGCGCCAGCTGGCGCCGCTCACGCCGGTGGAGCTGGTGCCCACGCTGCTGTGCGCCCACGCCGTGCCCGAGGAGTACAAGGGCCGCCGGGAGGCCTACGTGGAGCTGTGCGTCCAGGAGATCCTCCCCGCCGTGGCCCAGGAGGGCCTGGCCCGCTTCTGCGACATCTTCGTCGAGCAGAGCGCCTTCACGCCGGACGAGGCGCGCAGGCTCCTGGGGGCCGCCAAGGCCCTGGGGCTGCGGCCCCGGCTGCATGGCGATCAGCTCACCTCGGGCGGGGGCGCGGAGCTGGCCGCCGAGCTGGGCGCGGCCACGGTGGACCACCTGGAGCACGTGAGCGAGGCCGGCATCCGCGCGCTGGCCGAGGCGGACGTCACCGCCGTGCTCGTGCCCACCTCCACCCTCTTCCTGCGCATGCGCCCCTATGCCCCCGGCCGCAAGCTGCGCGACGCGGGCGTCAACGTTGCTTTGGGCACCAACGTGAATCCGGGTTCGGCCATGTCGGAGAATCTGCCCCTGGCCCTGGGACTTGCCTGCCTGGAAAACGGGCTGACGGCGGCCGAGGCGTACTGGGCGGCCACCCGGGGAGCGGCGCTCGCCCTGGACTTGCCCTCTCAAGGCAGGCTGGCCGTGGGTGATAAAGCCGATCTCGTTATTTATTCGTGCTCAAACCATCAACATCTGCCCTACCACCTCGGAGTGAATCACGCTCGCTCGGTGTTGAAGTCAGGTCGCGTGGTGGTGTCTCGGATGGACGCGGCGAACTGTTGTTAA
- the hutU gene encoding urocanate hydratase: MSRVIRAPVGNTLSCKGWVQEAALRMLMNNLDPDVAERPEDLVVYGGTGKAARDWPSFDRIVSSLQSLTDEETLLVQSGKPVGVLRTHPDAPRVLIANSNLVGRWATWEHFHELEQKGLMMYGQMTAGSWIYIGTQGILQGTYETFAQAGRMHFGSADLSGRLVLSGGLGGMGGAQPLAATMNNAVFLGVEIDPHRAQRRVETRYLDVVAESLDEALALVKEAQKKREGRSIAVIGNAASVFRELYRRGITPDLVTDQTSAHDPLNGYIPADLSLEAATELRRRDPEEYVRRARETMGVQVQAMLDFQRAGSHVFDYGNNLRGQAQLGGKENAFEFPGFVPAYIRPMFCEGLGPFRWVALSGDPADIRRTDQAVLELFPEKESLRRWIHMAQQRVAFQGLPARICWLGYGERARAGLALNELVRKGEVKAPIVIGRDHLDCGSVASPNRETEAMRDGSDAVADWPILNALVNAVNGASWVSFHHGGGVGMGYSLHSGQVIVADGTPEAARRIERVLTVDPAMGVLRHADAGYPEAISVAHERGVKIPGVTV, translated from the coding sequence ATGTCCCGTGTCATCCGCGCCCCCGTAGGAAACACCCTGTCGTGCAAGGGCTGGGTCCAGGAAGCCGCGCTCCGGATGCTGATGAACAACCTGGATCCCGACGTGGCCGAGCGCCCCGAGGATCTCGTCGTCTATGGAGGCACCGGCAAGGCCGCGCGGGACTGGCCTTCGTTCGACCGCATCGTCTCCAGCCTCCAGTCGCTCACCGACGAGGAGACGCTGCTGGTCCAGTCCGGCAAGCCCGTGGGCGTGCTGCGCACCCACCCGGACGCGCCCCGCGTGCTCATCGCCAACTCCAACCTCGTGGGCCGCTGGGCCACGTGGGAGCACTTCCACGAGCTGGAGCAGAAGGGGCTGATGATGTACGGCCAGATGACGGCCGGCTCGTGGATCTACATCGGCACGCAGGGCATCCTCCAGGGCACCTACGAGACGTTCGCGCAGGCGGGCCGCATGCACTTCGGCTCGGCGGACCTGTCCGGGCGCCTGGTGCTCTCCGGCGGCCTGGGCGGCATGGGGGGCGCGCAGCCGCTGGCGGCCACCATGAACAACGCCGTCTTCCTGGGCGTGGAGATCGATCCGCACCGCGCGCAGCGCCGCGTGGAGACGCGCTACCTGGACGTGGTCGCCGAGAGCCTGGACGAGGCGCTGGCGCTGGTGAAGGAGGCCCAGAAGAAGCGCGAGGGCCGCTCCATCGCCGTCATCGGCAACGCGGCCTCGGTGTTCCGGGAGCTGTACCGCCGGGGCATCACCCCGGACCTGGTGACGGACCAGACGAGCGCGCATGATCCGCTCAACGGCTACATCCCCGCGGACCTGTCGCTGGAGGCCGCCACGGAGCTGCGCCGGAGGGATCCCGAGGAGTACGTGCGCCGGGCCCGGGAGACGATGGGCGTGCAGGTGCAGGCGATGCTGGACTTCCAGCGCGCGGGCAGCCACGTGTTCGACTACGGCAACAACCTGCGCGGCCAGGCGCAGCTCGGCGGCAAGGAGAACGCCTTCGAGTTCCCCGGCTTCGTGCCCGCCTATATCCGCCCCATGTTCTGCGAGGGGCTCGGGCCCTTCCGCTGGGTGGCGCTCTCGGGAGATCCGGCGGACATCCGCCGCACGGACCAGGCGGTGCTGGAGCTGTTCCCGGAGAAGGAGTCCCTGCGCCGGTGGATCCACATGGCGCAGCAGCGCGTGGCCTTCCAGGGCCTGCCGGCGCGCATCTGCTGGCTGGGCTACGGGGAGCGCGCCCGGGCGGGGCTCGCCCTCAACGAGCTGGTGCGCAAGGGCGAGGTGAAGGCCCCCATCGTCATCGGGAGAGACCATCTGGACTGCGGCTCGGTGGCCTCGCCCAACCGGGAGACGGAGGCCATGCGCGATGGCTCGGACGCGGTGGCCGACTGGCCCATCCTCAACGCGCTGGTGAACGCGGTGAACGGCGCCTCGTGGGTGTCCTTCCACCATGGCGGTGGCGTGGGCATGGGCTACTCGCTGCACTCCGGCCAGGTCATCGTCGCGGACGGAACCCCCGAGGCGGCGCGGCGCATCGAGCGGGTGCTCACCGTGGACCCGGCCATGGGCGTGCTCCGGCACGCGGACGCGGGCTACCCGGAGGCCATCTCCGTGGCGCACGAGCGCGGGGTGAAGATTCCCGGTGTGACCGTGTGA
- a CDS encoding response regulator — protein sequence MFTQKKILLVDDSPTVLLMERLLLQDEPYALLSASNGMEAVEAAFAQQPDLILMDVVMPGMDGFEVCRILRSDRSTCTTPIILVTTKASLEHVEQGYESGCNDYVTKPFNGNELRAKIENFLGR from the coding sequence ATGTTCACTCAAAAGAAGATTTTACTGGTTGATGATTCACCCACGGTGCTGCTGATGGAGCGGCTGCTCCTTCAGGACGAGCCCTATGCCTTGCTGAGCGCTAGCAACGGCATGGAGGCGGTGGAGGCCGCGTTCGCGCAGCAGCCCGACCTCATCCTCATGGACGTGGTGATGCCGGGGATGGACGGCTTCGAGGTGTGCCGGATCCTCCGCTCCGACAGGAGCACGTGCACCACCCCCATCATCCTGGTCACGACGAAGGCGAGCCTGGAGCACGTGGAGCAGGGCTACGAGAGCGGCTGCAACGACTACGTCACCAAGCCATTCAATGGGAATGAGCTGAGGGCGAAGATCGAAAACTTCCTGGGCCGCTAG
- a CDS encoding GAF domain-containing protein yields the protein MTSTATQKLPAFRPRAAAALQRLTASPQPSQVLEVMGEIVSQLIGCEEYVLLALNPGTMAFSHVVSMGLTREHVQGLLRLQGILGQVARGGVPHFSGRTSAAGASVHEAGLTACIPIRQGERIYGVLALFRLLPQKWGLEAEDLELLTLFAENGVRAFAGEPAALPPERAPVPAPALAPAGLRSLYLHPGEIFASNTPSEVTTVLGSCVAVSLWDSHLRRGGLSHFLLPRAPPLQAPSIRYGDLAIPTLVNQLSRLGSKRQHLQAGLFGGAVLAGAAPETGASLGQRNAQLARVLLKELNIPLVAEDVGGAFGRKLRFRSDDGTVLLKTLRGG from the coding sequence ATGACGTCCACCGCCACCCAGAAGCTTCCGGCCTTCCGTCCCCGGGCCGCCGCGGCGCTCCAGCGCCTGACGGCCAGCCCCCAGCCATCCCAAGTCTTGGAGGTGATGGGGGAGATCGTCTCCCAGCTCATCGGGTGTGAGGAGTATGTGCTGCTGGCATTGAACCCGGGGACGATGGCCTTCTCGCACGTCGTCTCCATGGGGCTGACGCGGGAGCACGTCCAGGGCCTGCTGCGGCTCCAGGGCATCCTCGGCCAGGTGGCGCGCGGGGGCGTGCCGCACTTCAGCGGCCGGACCAGCGCCGCCGGGGCGAGCGTGCACGAGGCGGGGCTCACCGCGTGTATCCCCATCCGCCAGGGCGAGCGCATCTACGGGGTGCTCGCGCTCTTCCGGCTGCTGCCCCAGAAGTGGGGCCTGGAGGCGGAGGACCTCGAACTGCTGACGCTCTTCGCGGAGAACGGGGTGCGGGCCTTCGCGGGGGAGCCGGCCGCGCTTCCGCCCGAGCGGGCCCCAGTCCCGGCACCGGCGCTGGCTCCGGCGGGCCTCCGCTCGCTCTACCTCCATCCGGGGGAGATCTTCGCCTCGAACACGCCCTCCGAGGTGACCACCGTCCTGGGCTCGTGCGTGGCGGTGTCGCTGTGGGACTCGCACCTGCGCCGGGGAGGGTTGAGCCACTTCCTGCTGCCCCGGGCGCCCCCGCTGCAGGCGCCGTCCATCCGCTATGGAGACCTGGCCATTCCCACGCTCGTGAACCAATTGTCGCGGCTGGGCAGCAAGCGGCAGCACCTGCAAGCGGGGCTGTTCGGCGGGGCGGTGCTGGCGGGCGCGGCGCCCGAGACGGGGGCGAGCCTGGGCCAGCGCAACGCCCAGCTGGCCCGGGTGCTTCTGAAGGAACTGAACATTCCCCTCGTCGCCGAGGACGTGGGAGGCGCCTTCGGCCGCAAGTTACGCTTTCGCTCCGACGATGGGACGGTGTTGCTCAAGACGCTGAGGGGGGGATGA
- a CDS encoding Hpt domain-containing protein: MMQLDNMEALRGTFRAEVRGLLQDMERSCRTLESPRDAEGFKGLFRAVHTLQGNCRMMGFPEASELVHAVERVLQLFVARDLPPGTAVASLLLQSVEALRLLLGEPGEGRGRTEVDPTALQERLLQLVRTGVGLGRPDEVLAAPPRGRGPVR; encoded by the coding sequence ATGATGCAGCTCGACAACATGGAGGCGCTCCGGGGGACCTTCCGGGCCGAGGTCCGGGGGCTGCTTCAGGACATGGAGCGCTCCTGCCGCACACTGGAATCCCCGAGGGATGCCGAGGGGTTCAAGGGGTTGTTCCGCGCCGTTCATACCCTCCAGGGGAACTGCCGGATGATGGGGTTCCCGGAGGCCTCCGAGCTGGTGCACGCCGTGGAGCGGGTGCTGCAACTGTTCGTGGCGCGCGACTTGCCACCGGGGACCGCTGTGGCTTCGTTGCTGCTCCAGTCGGTGGAGGCGCTCCGCCTGCTGCTCGGGGAGCCGGGGGAAGGGCGGGGGAGGACCGAGGTGGATCCCACCGCGCTCCAGGAGCGGCTCCTGCAACTGGTCCGGACGGGGGTAGGGCTGGGCCGGCCGGACGAGGTGCTGGCGGCGCCTCCGAGGGGAAGAGGTCCGGTGAGATGA